The genomic DNA AGGAAGAATTAAGACTAAACGATCCTCTAATATTGATATAGATTTAAATTCTTTTTTCTTTGGTTTAAAACCAACTATTACTAAATCTACTTCTCGATTTACTAAATTATCAACAATTTTAGCACTGTCGCCTACTTCCATCAAAACTTTTACTTCAGGGAACTTATTACAAAACTTAGCCAATAAATCTGGTAAAAGATATTCAGAGGGAATAGTACTAGCTCCGATTACTAATTGTCCATATGTTTCTCCTTTTAATCGTTCAACCTCTAATTTAGCCAGCTCCCAGTTATTTAATATCTGTTTAGCTTGATGATATACTACTTTTCCAGCAGGAGTAAGTTTAACTTCCCCTCCTTGTCTAAATACAAGATTAGTATCAAACTTTTTTTCTAAAGATTTAATTTGCATACTAACTGCTGGTTGAGTTAAATTTAATTCATCTGCTACTACTGAAAAACTACCTTTGTCTATTAACTTAACTAACATCTTTAAAGTCTTTAGTTGCATTCAGTTTAACCTCCTAACTACCTCTACTAAAAACTACTTTCTTAAAGAAGCAACTAAACGTTTCGGATTTAATAAAATATCTAAAACATCATTGATATTTCTAACTATTAAATCAGATTTCAATAAACTTTCAGTTGCTGCCCCTTCTAAACCTAAAATCAGTATTCCCAAACTAGCTCTTGCTAACATCAAAGTATCATTATTACCATTACCTACTGCAATTACGCTATCCTTATTTAAGTCTTGAATAAAATTTTCTTTAAATTTAGTTCCATTTTTTTTATCAACTATAACAATTTCTACATCTACATCTTTTAACTCTTTTTTTACAGTACCAAAAGTATCAGCAGTTAAAACATATATTTCAAAATCTATTGCTAATTTATCTAATTTCTCTTTAACTCCTGAAACTGGAATGCCATCACAAGCTAATGTACCATTATAATCAAATACTAATTTATCAATTTCTAAAACTTTATAATTAGGAATTTCAAAATCAAACAATTATTATTCCTCCTTTTTGCCTCCCATTAGTATCTCTAATTATATACTAACTATTATATTTCCGAAAGGATGAATAAACTCCTTCACAATTTGTTATACATCCCTAATTATAATAAATCCCTATGGTACTTGCAAGTACCATAGGGATTTATTATACAAAA from Selenihalanaerobacter shriftii includes the following:
- a CDS encoding selenium metabolism-associated LysR family transcriptional regulator; amino-acid sequence: MQLKTLKMLVKLIDKGSFSVVADELNLTQPAVSMQIKSLEKKFDTNLVFRQGGEVKLTPAGKVVYHQAKQILNNWELAKLEVERLKGETYGQLVIGASTIPSEYLLPDLLAKFCNKFPEVKVLMEVGDSAKIVDNLVNREVDLVIVGFKPKKKEFKSISILEDRLVLILPNEHRLVNKNLVTINELEQERMLIREEGSGTRKAMLAGLNDAGISKRDLNIVVRLGSTESIISAVEAGVGISFVSELAARKAVDSGRVKQVEVADMLISRKLFLAYRREREEELLIKKFIEIF
- a CDS encoding HAD family hydrolase → MFDFEIPNYKVLEIDKLVFDYNGTLACDGIPVSGVKEKLDKLAIDFEIYVLTADTFGTVKKELKDVDVEIVIVDKKNGTKFKENFIQDLNKDSVIAVGNGNNDTLMLARASLGILILGLEGAATESLLKSDLIVRNINDVLDILLNPKRLVASLRK